A genome region from Salvia splendens isolate huo1 chromosome 19, SspV2, whole genome shotgun sequence includes the following:
- the LOC121778657 gene encoding protein FATTY ACID EXPORT 2, chloroplastic-like gives MGELLAFSQSTLLLLPRSPLCSSRNHHLFTCFSRSSLSVTTPITHLSNGGRNQCSWRTVVGVVSDSKVPTTFTVDSAGEGVDILPDSGDSIGGGGGSGGGGGGGNDGDNGDGQNEDQSHEKKGGMSMSQKLTLGYAALVGFGGAMGYLKGGSQKSLIAGGVSASVLLFVYAMLPSNPFLASSVGLLLSASLLGVMGLRFKKSGKIFPTGVVSFVSLVMTGGYFHGILRGLH, from the coding sequence ATGGGAGAACTCTTGGCATTTTCTCAGTCGACTTTGCTGTTACTACCCCGGTCACCGCTCTGCTCTTCAAGGAATCATCATCTTTTCACCTGTTTCAGCCGGTCATCGCTATCAGTAACTACACCCATCACTCACCTGTCTAACGGTGGGCGGAACCAGTGTTCTTGGAGGACTGTGGTTGGAGTCGTTTCAGACTCCAAGGTGCCTACCACCTTTACAGTTGATTCAGCTGGGGAAGGCGTTGATATTCTACCCGACTCTGGTGACAGCattggtggaggtggtggcagcggtggtggtggaggtggtggcaATGACGGTGATAATGGAGATGGGCAAAATGAAGATCAAAGCCATGAGAAAAAGGGAGGCATGTCGATGTCCCAGAAACTGACACTAGGCTACGCTGCTTTAGTTGGATTTGGTGGAGCAATGGGATATCTCAAGGGTGGAAGCCAGAAGTCACTAATTGCGGGTGGAGTGTCAGCTTCAGTGCTGCTTTTTGTCTATGCCATGCTTCCATCAAACCCTTTTCTCGCATCTTCAGTCGGTCTTCTTCTCTCCGCTTCTCTTCTTGGAGTGATGGGACTGCGTTTCAAGAAGTCAGGGAAGATCTTTCCAACTGGCGTGGTCTCTTTTGTTTCGCTAGTCATGACTGGGGGCTATTTCCATGGAATTCTTCGTGGCCTACACTGA
- the LOC121778658 gene encoding cytochrome c-like — protein MASFEEAPPGNKAVGEKIFKTKCAQCHTVDKGAGHKQGPNLNGLFGRQSGTTAGYSYSAANKNMAVIWEEKTLYDYLLNPKKYIPGTKMVFPGLKKPQDRADLIAYLKESTA, from the exons ATGGCGTCGTTTGAGGAAGCGCCGCCTGGAAACAAGGCCGTCGGAGAGAAGATTTTCAAGACCAAGTGCGCTCAGTGCCACACCGTCGATAAAGGAGCTGGCCACAAACAAG GGCCTAACCTGAATGGTCTCTTCGGAAGGCAATCTGGAACTACAGCTGGTTACTCCTACTCTGCTGCTAACAAGAACATGGCTGTCATTTGGGAAGAGAAGACTCTCTATGATTACTTGTTGAATCCCAAGAAG TATATCCCCGGCACTAAGATGGTTTTCCCAGGATTGAAGAAGCCTCAGGACCGTGCAGATCTCATCGCATACCTGAAGGAGTCCACAGCTTAA